The following proteins come from a genomic window of Schistocerca cancellata isolate TAMUIC-IGC-003103 chromosome 10, iqSchCanc2.1, whole genome shotgun sequence:
- the LOC126106558 gene encoding uncharacterized protein LOC126106558, whose product MGDSEKGSRKTGDEFDYEVLVTVLVFLRCLRKQLPEFKVTCNAYETSMFNDVGVIWSGSRCKYALFVQLKHITSKESEPIKKVDLFSSSSNNKSDFNINKYHDYYKRVEKRLRDTGIQYSLVVSTNVSMHENAWDYFDERETDALVGAELLHTGGCIFELDPVEVKNNFDPGFMERFFMFCGQKGVKEIRVEICKELKQLLGSEAAEINNACKELCERVKKWKQRLCTNPENLTCSWSEWKDIENKYKSSSCTIS is encoded by the coding sequence GGACTCAGAGAAAGGATCACGAAAGACAGGCGACGAGTTCGACTACGAAGTGCTGGTGACTGTGCTGGTCTTTCTTCGGTGCCTCAGAAAACAGCTACCCGAATTCAAGGTCACGTGCAATGCCTACGAAACGAGCATGTTTAACGACGTCGGCGTGATCTGGAGCGGCAGCCGCTGCAAATACGCCCTGTTCGTGCAGCTGAAGCACATTACGTCGAAGGAATCTGAACCGATAAAAAAAGTTGACCTATTTTCGTCGAGTAGTAATAATAAATCCGATTTCAACATCAACAAGTACCACGATTACTACAAAAGAGTCGAGAAGCGTTTAAGAGACACCGGTATTCAGTACTCACTGGTGGTCTCAACAAACGTCTCCATGCACGAAAACGCCTGGGACTACTTCGACGAACGAGAGACAGATGCTCTCGTGGGTGCGGAACTTCTGCACACCGGCGGCTGTATTTTCGAGCTCGACCCCGTggaagttaaaaataattttgatccCGGTTTTATGGAACGCTTCTTCATGTTCTGTGGACAGAAGGGCGTGAAAGAAATTAGGGTTGAAATCTGCAAGGAACTCAAGCAGCTGTTAGGATCTGAAGCTGCGGAAATCAACAATGCGTGCAAAGAATTGTGCGAGCGTGTGAAGAAATGGAAGCAAAGACTATGTACAAACCCTGAAAACCTAACATGTAGCTGGTCTGAGTGGAAAGACATTGAAAACAAATACAAATCTAGTTCTTGTACTATTTCGTGA